The Scomber japonicus isolate fScoJap1 chromosome 8, fScoJap1.pri, whole genome shotgun sequence genome has a segment encoding these proteins:
- the ccdc85b gene encoding coiled-coil domain-containing protein 85B, which yields MGSEGEMLNRELSKMSDEDLLACSKEELVSRLRKEESEKMSALIQRGRLIKEVNKQLQGHLLEIRELKVINQRLQEENVELRDLCCFLDDDRLKVKKLAREWQLFGHHAAKVMREDLGGYLKKLADLERMQDGLVKENLDLKELCLVLEEECVSRSDSSPGGSTELNLPCMVARDLGDGSSSTGSVGSPDQLHLVCSPDD from the coding sequence atgggtaGCGAAGGTGAGATGTTAAACAGGGAACTGTCAAAGATGTCTGACGAGGATCTGCTGGCGTGCTCCAAAGAGGAGCTGGTGAGCCGGCTGCGTAAAGAGGAGTCAGAGAAAATGTCAGCTCTCATCCAGCGCGGACGGCTGATTAAAGAGGTAAATAAACAGTTGCAGGGACACCTCCTTGAAATCAGGGAACTGAAAGTCATCAATCAGCGCCTGCAGGAGGAGAACGTGGAGCTGCGAGACTTATGCTGCTTCCTGGACGACGACCGGCTCAAAGTGAAGAAGCTGGCCAGGGAATGGCAGCTGTTCGGGCATCACGCGGCCAAAGTGATGCGGGAGGACCTGGGCGGGTACTTGAAAAAGCTCGCCGACCTAGAGCGCATGCAGGACGGGCTGGTGAAGGAGAATTTGGACCTGAAGGAGCTGTGCCTGGTCCTTGAGGAGGAGTGCGTCAGCAGGAGTGACTCCAGCCCTGGAGGGTCAACCGAGCTCAATCTGCCCTGCATGGTGGCCCGGGACCTCGGGGACGGGAGCTCGAGCACAGGCAGCGTGGGAAGTCCAGACCAGCTTCACCTAGTGTGCTCACCTGATGACTGA
- the fibpa gene encoding fibroblast growth factor (acidic) intracellular binding protein a translates to MAVELDVFVGNTTIMDEEVYQFWLDGYTVNDAVKVRMEGGVLEECDASSDVLLSDTMDQYRTFQMCERLLHSPSKLGNQLLFQIPPHRQAMLIERYYAFDDAFVREVLGKKLSKGTKKDLDDISAKTNVTLKSCRRQFDNFKRVFKVVEELKGPLVENIRQHFLLSDKLARDYAAIVFFANNRFETGKRKLQYLTFQDFAFCAGLLINNWTVGAVDNMVEDMDVDLDKEFLQELKELKILITDKDLLDQHKSLVCTALRGKTKTFNEMEANFKNLSRGLVNIAAKLTNTKDVRDFFIDLVEKFIEPCRSDRWTAADMKLYLTHYTNSAHILDTFKHQVVWDRYMGVIKSCIFKMYHD, encoded by the exons ATGGCAGTAGAGTTGGACGTTTTCGTGGGTAACACCACTATCATGGATGAGGAGGTCTATCAGTTCTGGTTGGATGGATACACAG TGAATGATGCAGTGAAGGTACGAATGGAAGGAGGCGTACTGGAGGAGTGTGACGCGAGTTCAGATGTTCTGCTGAGCGACACCATGGACCAGTACAGGACTTTTCAGATGTGTGAGCGTCTGCTGCACAGTCCGTCCAAACTAGGCAATCAACTTCTGTTCCAGATCCCACCTCATCGACAAGCCATGCTCATAGAGAG ATACTATGCCTTTGATGATGCATTTGTCCGTGAGGTCCTTGGAAAGAAACTCTCAAAAGGAACTAAGAAAGACTTGGACGATATCAGTGCCAAGACAAATGTGACGCTGAAAAGTTGCAGACGACAG TTTGACAACTTCAAGCGTGTTTTCAAAGTTGTGGAAGAGCTGAAGGGACCCCTGGTGGAGAACATACGTCAGCATTTTCTACTTTCTGACAAGCTTGCAAG GGATTACGCTGCTATTGTTTTCTTTGCCAACAATCGCTTTGAGACTGGGAAAAGAAAGTTGCAGTATCTCACTTTCCAGGATTTTGCTTTCTGTGCTGGGCTGCTTATCAACAACTGGACAGTTGGGGCAGTCG ACAACATGGTGGAAGACATGGACGTGGATCTTGATAAAGAGTTCTTACAAGAGCTGAAAGAGCTGAAGATTTTAATCACTGACAAAGATCTGCTGGATCAACACAAAAG TCTGGTCTGTACAGCCCTCAGGggaaaaactaaaacttttaACGAGATGGAGGCTAATTTCAAG AATCTTTCCAGAGGCCTCGTCAACATTGCAGCAAAgttaacaaacacaaaagacGTCAGAGATTTCTTCATCGATCTCGTTGAGAAG tTTATTGAGCCATGCCGTTCAGACAGATGGACAGCTGCGGACATGAAACTCTACCTCACTCACTACACCAACTCTGCGCACATACTGGACACATTCAA ACATCAGGTTGTGTGGGACAGATACATGGGTGTCATCAAAAGCTGTATCTTCAAAATGTACCACGACTGA